In Zunongwangia sp. HGR-M22, the sequence GGTGTTTGGGTTGGACCAATATCAATATGACTTAACTGAACAGTAAACTCTTCATCCTTGAAACTGCTTAAAATTCCGAAGTAAATATTCATTTTGGTGGTAATATCGCCTTGTTTTACGTTCACTTTAGAAGTAATATCTGCAATCATTTCATCTTCTGTATTTTTTGAAGCTTTTATGTTGGATTGCTTAAATTCAGCTAAAAGCCATTCGTGCAACTTTTCTTTGATTTGTTCTTTAGATTTACCCTGGGTAGTTATCGTTTCTTCGTAATAAAGGTTTCCTTCTTCATTAAACTGAGCATTGGCCGCTGTGCTTAGGCAAATTAGTAGGGCTATAACAAATCGTTTCATTATTGTAATTTTTTTCAAAGATAGTTTCAAAAGGAAAAGAAAAAAAGAAACCTCCTGCAATCATAAAGAAAGCGGAGGTTTATTGTGATTTTTATATCAAAATATGTTAATCATCAGAGTCACCATATTCATCAACCAGTGCCTGAACTTCTGCCTCTAAAAATGGAAAAGTTCTGTCTAAAAGATATTGAAGTTTCTCTGGTAGTTCCTCTTTTTCCCAGGGATGTGTAGCTTCAAAAACATGATTAGCGTTTTCTACAAGTAATAGCTTAGAGATTGGGCTCCATTCGAATAATTCTCCTGAAGAAGAAATGGAAACCGTAGTGTCGTTACTTCCATGAGCAATCATATGCGGAACATCTAGCTTTTGCGTTGCGTTCTTAACGTTTAGGCGTTCTTTATTTTCTTTATAATTCTTGTAGAATTGGTAGTGGTGTGGCAATTGTTGTTTTGTTCTAGAGTTAACAATATATTGTACACCTTTCTTTTCCCATTTTTCCAATTCTTCTCCTTTTGGAAATTTTGCGCCCAAATCTGTTGGTGCTGCAAAAGTTACCAATCTTGTGATACGTTTTTCGTTTGCAGCCTTAATGATGGCAATAGCACCACCTCTAGAATGCCCAATAAGATTAATATGGCTAACATCTACCTGAACGGCCTGAGGAAAATCTGGCAACAGGATCCAATCGATTACAGATTGCAGATCGTCTAATTCTATCATGTAGTTGTTATCTCCAAAAGCCTCTATATTCAAAAATTCGGTTGGATTTTCTGGAGTTGTGCCATTGTGTGAAAAATTAAATTTCACGAAAAAATAACCTTTTTCTGCAAAGGTTTCTGCCATTTTACCCCAGGCACCCCAATCTTTAAATCCTTTATAACCGTGGCAAAAAATCACTACGGGTTTTGGTTTTTGATCGTCTTGATAAAACACATCACAAAGTATCGGTTTGTCGTGTTTTCCTTCAATCTGGATATTTTTCTTTTTCGTAACTTCCATAAATTCTAAATTTCTTTTTCGGTGAAAGGAATCGCCGGATTGCAAATTTCAGTAATTAATTTTTTTAATTGGTCTTGATATGCTGTGAAAGTGTCTTCGCTGATAGAGAAATCTTTAGAACCTCCTCTAGGTTTCTCTCGCTTGGCAAATTTTAGCAGACCGCTTTTCAGGTTTTTAAAAGAAATAATCCCACCTTCTAAAGGAAGCGAAATGTTTTCTTCGTTTTTCATCATGGTAGCATAGGCAAGTACCTGAAAACTCTTGCTGTACTTATCGTAATCTGTAGTGATGTTTTCCCAATCTACAATTTCTATTTTACTTTGATCAACCTTTCCAGTTTTATAGTCAATAATTCTGGTGATACCGTTACAATTTTCTACGCGATCTACTTTTCCTTTAATATAAATCGGAAAATTAAGTTCAGGAACAACGATTTTGGTTTTTAGATTTTTTTCAATTTTAACGATTTTTATCTCTTCTCCGTTTTTTAAACGATTGCTTTCTAGATCAAAGAAGTTTGATAGATAGCGCTTTGCAATTTCAAAAATCAAGTAATTTTTTCCCTGTAAAATAGGCGATTTTGTGTAAGTTTTCTGGAACTGAGTGGCTACTTCCTTCCCAATTCGTTTTCTAAAATCAAGAATATGAGCTTCAGTTAAAACTTGTCCTTCCAAAGGTTGGTAGAATTCCTCTAAACTGTCATGAATTACGGTACCTAAGGTGTTATAGGCAACGGTTTCTTCAACTTCTTCTTCCTCTTTAACCCCAAGCACATATTGATAATAAAAATCAAGCGGATTACGTATATAAGTTGTTAAAGCTGAAGGCGAAAATCCATAATTAGCAAGACTTTTTAATTTCTCGATCATGGCGGGAGTTTTTTCGATTACCTTCAGTTCGGTATTCACTTTTGGAACTTTTGGCGAAACCGTATTAATCTTCAACTCATGTTTTGGTTGTTTTTCGATTTCCAGCTGCGTTAAGAATCTACTTTTTTCTCCGGAATTTAATCCGCCACTTTCGGTATTATAGAGCAAGGTGACTTTTTTAGCTCGCTGCAAAAGTCGGTAAAAGTGATAGGTGTACACTGCATCTTTCTCGCGATATGTAGGCAGGTTATAAGATTTTTTAAGATCGTAAGGAATAAAAGAATTATTCGATTTTCCTGAAGGTAAAGTCCCTTCATTAACCGAAGTGATAATTACGTTTTCAAAATCGAGTGCGCGAGACTCTAGCATTCCCATAAGCTGCAACCCTTTAAAAGGTCGTCCCTGGAAATCCAGACTTTGCGTGCTCATTATTTCATTATAGAAATTGCGTAAGGCCGTTAAACTATTTATATGCGGATATGTATTATTTAAGGTCTGAAGCTGATTAAAAAGTTTATGAAAATGATATAAAAATTCTAATTGTAGTTTACTTGTTTGCTCCTCTTTTAGAATGTTTTTAATGCTGAAAACAATATTTTGAAAATTTTCGATAGCAATTTTAGCTGAATTCTTCCAGTCATTAAAACACCATCCGATAAACTCTTTAATATCGTCGGGAAAATTGTCCTGAATATCTTCCAATTTCAAATAGACCGTATTTTCTTTATTTATATTTTGAATAAATTTAGAAGCATAGGGTTTTAATATTTGATGCAAAGAAGGGTGGTTTACAATCGCGATCACATTTCGATAATAATAGCTGGAACCCGATTTTGTATGAAGATCGAATAACGAATTGAATAGCGAAGTTACGGGAGCATTTTTAAGCGGAAATCCCATGGTGATATTCAAATCTTTTACATTGGGCGGTAAACTATTTAAAATAGGTAACAACAAACTTTCATCACCCAGAACAATGGCGGTCTTCTCTAATTCAGCTTCGCTTTTATCGGCTAGTAATTCAGCTAAATACTTCGCTTGTCCTACATTTTTGGGAATCCCGGTGATCGATATATCTTTTTCTTTGCTGTATTCTTCGATGTCAGGATTTAGCGGGTTTTCTTGGTAAAATGGCCAATCTTTTAAATATTCACGGATAAACAGAGAAGCCTCGTGATGATAATCTTTCAGGAAAACATTATCAATGTCCCAATAAACTGTAGCCAGTTGTTTTTCTAATAATTCTTGAAAAATAATCTGCTCTGCAGAGTTAAGTGCATTAAATCCTAAGAATACATAATTGTGATTAGCGTTTTCTGAAGCGTATTCTGGTATTTTAGTTGCTGCTGCTCGATAAATTAAGCCTTGATAGCCATGCTCTTTGGCGACTAGATTTTCTTTTAAAACTTGATAATATTGAGGTAACTGCGCCCAAAACTTCAGGTAGTTTTCAATTAGTTCAGTTCGGTTTTGTTTAGACCAGTGATTAATATCCTGAATATCGGCCAGGTAATCAAAAAACTTTTCAGCATCAATCAAATAGCGATCGATCTCATTAAAATCATGAATCAGGCTTTGTGCCCAGGCAAGAAAGGTTTCAAAATTTTCCAATTCTTCCTTAGAAGTAAGTTTTTGATATACCTCATAAAACTCAAATAATGTGGTGGTATTATCTATAGATTTTAAACCGGAAACTTCTTCAGCAAACTCTTCAATACTATAAATTTTTGGTGCAAAAATACTTTCCGAAGAAAGCATACTTAATTCGTTTAGAAGAAAAGCACCAGCTCTTTTACTGGGTAGCACAAAAATAATATCTGAAATTGGAGTTTCTTCTTTTAGAAGCTTTTCTAAGACCTGACGGATAAATGATTTCATACTATAAAAATAAAAAACGCGCTGAGGTTTCAGCGCGTTTTTGTAAAATTTATAAAGTGACTAACACTGTTAGATTACTTCATTTCTTTGTCTTCATCTAGAGAAATAACTACTCTTCTGTTTTCCTGTCTTCCGGCAGCAGTATTATTAGTAGCAATTGGTCTTGATTCCCCGTAACCTTCAGAAGTTAATCTGTTTTCTGGGATACCAGCTCCAATTAAATATTCTCTTACAGAAGCAGCTCTTTCCTTAGAAAGTTTTAGGTTGTAATCGTCGTTACCTACGCTATCTGTGTGACCTTCAATATGGAATACAGTGTTGTCGTATTCTTTCATGATATCTGCGATAGAATTTAAAGCTTCTTCAGATTCACTTCTAACTGTCGCTTTATTGAAATCGAATAAAACAGTATTAGAGTATTCGTTAAGTTCTTTTACAACTTCAGCAGTTGGTTCTGGACATCCGTTGTTTGCAACAGTACCAGCAACATCTGGACATTCGTCGTCTTTATCTGGAACACCATCACCATCAGAATCTGGACATCCGTTAAATTCGATTAGACCTGGAGTTTCTGGACATTCGTCATCTTTATCTGGAACGCCGTCACCATCAGAATCTGGACATCCGTCAAACTCAACCATCCCTGGAGTTTCTGGACATTCGTCATCTTTATCTGGAACGCCATCACCATCAGTATCAGGACATCCATTAAATTCAGCTAGACCTGGAGTATTTGGACATTCATCATCTTTGTCTGGGATTCCATCACCATCAGAATCTGGACATCCGTTAAATTCAGGAAGACCTGGAGTTTCTGGACATTCGTCATCTTTATCATAGATTCCGTCACCATCAGTATCAGTTCCACCAAACATAAATTTGATACCTGCACTGTGTTGGAAATGTTGTCCCATTTCAGGCTCAAAAGAGTGCTTGTATTTAGATTCTACGAATAATGCAAGATTATCGGTAAACCAGAAGTTAATCCCTAAGCTACCGTTTAAAGTAGGAGCATCAAGATTTTCCATATCTTCACCATCTTGATCACCAATCCAAGTGTAACCACCACCAACACCAACTACAGGATCAAACCATCCATCGTTAAGCATTGCTCTTAGAGAGTAATTAATAGACCCATCTACAGAGTAGTAAGATAAATCATCTACAGAACGATCACCAAATTTATCAATCTGGTTAATTGTACCGTCAATTTCTGCAACTAATCCAGCACCAATATATCTACCAACGGTAAGTTGGGATACAGATGGAAGAATGTTCCAGTGATCGCCAGTATTAAAGTATTCGTCGAACATACCGTTACTTAGTGGAGCTCCATTACCAGTAGGGTAAAAATCCACAGCGTTAGTACCAATGCTTACCGCCCAAGGGTTGTTTTCGTCCTGCGCCGTTGCAGAACTAATCCCAAGAACGACCATCGATAGCACGATTAATTTGGAAAGATGTTTCATATCAATAGTTTAGTTTTAAGTGTTATAAATGCAAAATTAGGTGGTGGGTGTTCACCACCAAAGTTTGCTGTAATAAAGTTTTCTTAATAATACTATCGATTTGGTGGCATATTTCGAATCAAACCCCTGTTTTTTATAGGTTCTTTAAGAATCTATTTGGTAAATCACAAAACTTAGTTAATCTATAACACCCAGCTCTCTACCGATTTTGGTGAAAGCGGTGATGGCTTTATCCAAATGTTCTTTTTGATGTGCTGCCGATAATTGTACTCTAATTCTTGCTTTTTCCTTTGGAACTACCGGATAAAAGAAACCAATCACATAAATACCTTCTTCCAAAAGTTTATCTGCCATGTCCTGAGATAACTTTGCATCATAAAGCATTACCGGAACGATTGCCGCATCTCCATCTATAATATCGAAACCTGCATCTTTAATGCCTTGTTTAAAGTATTTCG encodes:
- a CDS encoding alpha/beta hydrolase family protein; this translates as MEVTKKKNIQIEGKHDKPILCDVFYQDDQKPKPVVIFCHGYKGFKDWGAWGKMAETFAEKGYFFVKFNFSHNGTTPENPTEFLNIEAFGDNNYMIELDDLQSVIDWILLPDFPQAVQVDVSHINLIGHSRGGAIAIIKAANEKRITRLVTFAAPTDLGAKFPKGEELEKWEKKGVQYIVNSRTKQQLPHHYQFYKNYKENKERLNVKNATQKLDVPHMIAHGSNDTTVSISSSGELFEWSPISKLLLVENANHVFEATHPWEKEELPEKLQYLLDRTFPFLEAEVQALVDEYGDSDD
- a CDS encoding DUF4468 domain-containing protein, which codes for MKRFVIALLICLSTAANAQFNEEGNLYYEETITTQGKSKEQIKEKLHEWLLAEFKQSNIKASKNTEDEMIADITSKVNVKQGDITTKMNIYFGILSSFKDEEFTVQLSHIDIGPTQTPVKIDFPDFESFKKEMQETVNRLSGDAKAKNQAILDDEKKIKSIYERGLQNHKNMLASVKTYISGLVERMKKTIK
- a CDS encoding OmpA family protein → MKHLSKLIVLSMVVLGISSATAQDENNPWAVSIGTNAVDFYPTGNGAPLSNGMFDEYFNTGDHWNILPSVSQLTVGRYIGAGLVAEIDGTINQIDKFGDRSVDDLSYYSVDGSINYSLRAMLNDGWFDPVVGVGGGYTWIGDQDGEDMENLDAPTLNGSLGINFWFTDNLALFVESKYKHSFEPEMGQHFQHSAGIKFMFGGTDTDGDGIYDKDDECPETPGLPEFNGCPDSDGDGIPDKDDECPNTPGLAEFNGCPDTDGDGVPDKDDECPETPGMVEFDGCPDSDGDGVPDKDDECPETPGLIEFNGCPDSDGDGVPDKDDECPDVAGTVANNGCPEPTAEVVKELNEYSNTVLFDFNKATVRSESEEALNSIADIMKEYDNTVFHIEGHTDSVGNDDYNLKLSKERAASVREYLIGAGIPENRLTSEGYGESRPIATNNTAAGRQENRRVVISLDEDKEMK
- a CDS encoding PD-(D/E)XK nuclease family protein, which codes for MKSFIRQVLEKLLKEETPISDIIFVLPSKRAGAFLLNELSMLSSESIFAPKIYSIEEFAEEVSGLKSIDNTTTLFEFYEVYQKLTSKEELENFETFLAWAQSLIHDFNEIDRYLIDAEKFFDYLADIQDINHWSKQNRTELIENYLKFWAQLPQYYQVLKENLVAKEHGYQGLIYRAAATKIPEYASENANHNYVFLGFNALNSAEQIIFQELLEKQLATVYWDIDNVFLKDYHHEASLFIREYLKDWPFYQENPLNPDIEEYSKEKDISITGIPKNVGQAKYLAELLADKSEAELEKTAIVLGDESLLLPILNSLPPNVKDLNITMGFPLKNAPVTSLFNSLFDLHTKSGSSYYYRNVIAIVNHPSLHQILKPYASKFIQNINKENTVYLKLEDIQDNFPDDIKEFIGWCFNDWKNSAKIAIENFQNIVFSIKNILKEEQTSKLQLEFLYHFHKLFNQLQTLNNTYPHINSLTALRNFYNEIMSTQSLDFQGRPFKGLQLMGMLESRALDFENVIITSVNEGTLPSGKSNNSFIPYDLKKSYNLPTYREKDAVYTYHFYRLLQRAKKVTLLYNTESGGLNSGEKSRFLTQLEIEKQPKHELKINTVSPKVPKVNTELKVIEKTPAMIEKLKSLANYGFSPSALTTYIRNPLDFYYQYVLGVKEEEEVEETVAYNTLGTVIHDSLEEFYQPLEGQVLTEAHILDFRKRIGKEVATQFQKTYTKSPILQGKNYLIFEIAKRYLSNFFDLESNRLKNGEEIKIVKIEKNLKTKIVVPELNFPIYIKGKVDRVENCNGITRIIDYKTGKVDQSKIEIVDWENITTDYDKYSKSFQVLAYATMMKNEENISLPLEGGIISFKNLKSGLLKFAKREKPRGGSKDFSISEDTFTAYQDQLKKLITEICNPAIPFTEKEI